From the genome of Metabacillus dongyingensis:
ATGGTTTGCTTGGAAAAGAAGCACCTGCATATGTAGCAGTTCCAGCATTAAAGGTAACACCGGATAATGTATTAGATTCTTGGAAACTTGTTTATTCAAAAGAAGCTCCAGATACGATCCAAGAAGCTGCAAAATAAAATAATAGAAGACAAAATAATTGGAGGGAATAAATATGAAAAAATTAAACGTAGGAATGATTGGTGGAGGATTTATGGGAAAGGCACATGCTCTTGCTTACGCAGGAATGCCAATGTTTTTTTGGCCGGCACCTGCTGTCCCACATCGTCACACACTTGTTGACGTGACAGATGAAATTGCAAAAGAAGCAGCAGCAAAATTAGGTTTTGATAACTTTTCATCTAACTGGAGAGAGGTAGTAGAAAATCCAGAGATCGACATTATTGATATAGTGACACCAAATAATTCACATGCTGAAATTGCCATTGCTGCAGCAAAAGCTGGTAAACATGTAATCTGTGAAAAACCCTTAGCTAGAGATGCTGCCGAAACAAAAACAATGTTAGATGCAGTAGAAGCGGCAGGTGTAAAGCATATGGTTGCTTTTAACTACAGAAGAACACCAGCTGTTGCACTTGCGAAAAAATATATTGAAGAAGGTAGAATCGGAAATATTTTAAACTTCCGTGGAACTTATCTTCAAGATTGGTCTGCAGATCCTAACTCACCATTATCATGGCGCTTCCAAAAGGAAATTGCCGGATCAGGTGCATTAGGTGACATTGGTACACATGTTATTGATTTTGCCCGCTACTTAGTTGGAGAAATCACAGATGTCAATGCCGTATCAAAAACGTGGATCCCAGAAAGACCAGTTCAATCAGGAGGCGCAGACAAATTAGGAACTGTAAAAAGTGCAGGAGATGTTCCTAAAGGTAAAGTAGACGTAGATGATGAAATCACAACATTAGTCAAATTTGAAAATGGTGCAGTTGGAAGCATAGAAGCAACTCGTAATGCATGGGGACGCAATAACTTCCTAACATTTGAAATTCACGGGGATAAGGGCTCAATCTATTTTAACTATGAGCGTCGTGATGAGCTTCAAGTATGCTTCTCAGACGATCCAGGAGATGCAAAAGGCTTCAGAACCGTTTACACTGGACCAGCTCATCCATACGGTGAGGGCTTATGGCCAATTCCTGCGTTAGGGATTGGTTACGGTGAAACAAAGATTATTGAAGCGCATGACTTTATTAAATCAATAGTGGATGATACAACCGTTTCTCCTAACTTTGACGATGGGTATCGAATTGCAGTTATTAGTGATGCGATTCTTGAATCAGCTGAAAAAGGTCAGTGGGTGAATCTTGAAAAATCGCCTGTAAAAACAAATTAAGTTTTTACATCGAAGACCGCCAGGGATTAATTTCTGGCGGTTTTTTCACTGCTATTTGTGGGGCTTTATATTGTACTAAAATAAGTTTTAGTTGAAGTTTAACATATATCAAAGAGTGATACATGGATACTTGGCTAGGTGGATGTGGGGAATATTTCAGGTATTCTTGCTCAAATCTAGGTCAAACTCTCGGCTAAAAAAGACATCCCATTTTTGGAATGCCTTTTTACTAGTTATTCTCATTCGTAGCAATATCCTTCACAACATCCTCTAGTGTTACGCTCCTCAACATCTTCTCCATAGCTAACTGAGCTGATGTGAACAATGGTTCGATTGTATTCTGGATGTTCCTACCTACAGGACATTTTGGATTTGGGTTTTCATGGATGCTAAATAGTTCTTTTTCTTGTACTACATTCACTGCTTTATAAACGTCAAACAGTGTAATATCATATAATTCTTTTGAGAGTTTAGCCCCTGCAACACCTGGTTTTACCTCTATTAAACCAGCATTTTTTAACATTCCCATGAGTTTTCTGATCACTGCTGAGTTTGTGTTCACACTGGATGCTAAAAATTCAGAAGACGTTATCCCTTCTTTATTTAATTCAATTAAAGCTAATATATGAATGCCGACAGCGAATCTGCTGCTGATGGACATGTTCAGTCACCACCTTGTGAACAAATCTGTTTACTAATTTATAAGTGTAATTAATTTGATTACAAGTTTATTATACCAAATTTCGAACAAAATAATAGATGGGATCTCACCTGTTGACAAAACGATTACATGTAACTAAAATAAATACATGTAATCAAATTTGTTACAAGTGAAACCAAACTGGAGGAATATAAATGAAAATATTAGTTACAGGAGCAACTGGAAAATTAGGATCTAAGGTTGTGGAGTCATTATTAACATCCATACCTGCGAGTGAGCTGGCGGTGAGTGTTCGAGATCCTGAGAAAGCAGAAGGACTTCGAGCTCGTGGAGTAGAGGTTCGAAAAGGTGATTTTGACCATCCAGAAACATTAGATGATGCTTTTAAAGGGATTGATCGTTTATTAATTATTTCTGCAGATGGTGATAATGATACAAGAATTCGTCAACATACAAATGCAGTGCAAGCAGCTAAACGTGCAGGGATAAAATTTATTGCATACACTAGTATCGCAAATGCAACAGAAAGCAAAAATTTAATGGCTCCTCCTCATGTTGCGACAGAAGCAGCCATCATGAAGACGGGTATCCCATATTCTTTCTTGCGTAATAATTGGTATTTGGAAAACGAAATTGGTAGCATTCAAGG
Proteins encoded in this window:
- a CDS encoding Gfo/Idh/MocA family protein is translated as MKKLNVGMIGGGFMGKAHALAYAGMPMFFWPAPAVPHRHTLVDVTDEIAKEAAAKLGFDNFSSNWREVVENPEIDIIDIVTPNNSHAEIAIAAAKAGKHVICEKPLARDAAETKTMLDAVEAAGVKHMVAFNYRRTPAVALAKKYIEEGRIGNILNFRGTYLQDWSADPNSPLSWRFQKEIAGSGALGDIGTHVIDFARYLVGEITDVNAVSKTWIPERPVQSGGADKLGTVKSAGDVPKGKVDVDDEITTLVKFENGAVGSIEATRNAWGRNNFLTFEIHGDKGSIYFNYERRDELQVCFSDDPGDAKGFRTVYTGPAHPYGEGLWPIPALGIGYGETKIIEAHDFIKSIVDDTTVSPNFDDGYRIAVISDAILESAEKGQWVNLEKSPVKTN
- a CDS encoding Rrf2 family transcriptional regulator; the encoded protein is MSISSRFAVGIHILALIELNKEGITSSEFLASSVNTNSAVIRKLMGMLKNAGLIEVKPGVAGAKLSKELYDITLFDVYKAVNVVQEKELFSIHENPNPKCPVGRNIQNTIEPLFTSAQLAMEKMLRSVTLEDVVKDIATNENN
- a CDS encoding SDR family oxidoreductase encodes the protein MKILVTGATGKLGSKVVESLLTSIPASELAVSVRDPEKAEGLRARGVEVRKGDFDHPETLDDAFKGIDRLLIISADGDNDTRIRQHTNAVQAAKRAGIKFIAYTSIANATESKNLMAPPHVATEAAIMKTGIPYSFLRNNWYLENEIGSIQGAMAGAPWVTSAGAGKVGWALQQDYADAAAAVLLGEGNENTVYELSGPLLTQEELVKAIGAVLGKEIPVQQVGDEEYAEIMKGLGLPEFVIPIVVGIQESIRNGSLEIESNDFEKVLGRPVTPIKEALTQIVNANSQSN